One stretch of Sinomonas terrae DNA includes these proteins:
- a CDS encoding SCO4848 family membrane protein: MQLPAALSWLLVVAGVWSIFVWPQFLRRVMKDPRARDESGRATRFLTVHMYLVAISVTLGVAVAVVGVRTLFV; encoded by the coding sequence ATGCAGCTGCCCGCAGCCCTCTCCTGGCTCCTCGTAGTGGCTGGCGTCTGGAGCATCTTCGTGTGGCCCCAGTTCCTGCGCCGGGTCATGAAGGATCCGCGGGCCCGCGACGAGTCGGGGCGCGCGACGCGTTTCCTCACCGTCCACATGTACCTGGTCGCGATCTCGGTCACCCTCGGCGTGGCCGTCGCGGTCGTGGGCGTCAGGACGTTGTTCGTGTAG
- the mfd gene encoding transcription-repair coupling factor, translating into MSSDIQLTGSLDVLRPASLDGLRRALATDPTVARLRDYASKPAGRRSQDLQVAAPAGMRPVIIAEILDSLPEGDGVLLAVTATEREAEDLVDALGAYVAPGTVALFPSWETLPHERLSPRSDTVGRRLSVLRRLAHPESEGRNSAESGRKPLRVVVAPIRAVLQPLVAGLGDLAPVFLAVGQDEPFDGVVRALAAAAYARVDMVTRRGEFAVRGGIIDVFPPTEDHPVRVEFFGDEVEQMRWFAVADQRSLTGPHVHHPTVLFAPPCRELLITPSVMSRAARLKGHLPAAEDMLEKIAGGIAVEGMESLAPLLVDAMVPFVEELPEGSVALLLEPEKVRTRAHDLAATNDEFLAAAWATASDGGAAPLDLSVAAGAGQDPDEHMGRLEDASFASLADTRAAAVARSVSWWSVTSLGVDEETVLDIDVLSIAAREPRGYRGDVAEMTEFIGSRVADQWRIVVATDGPGPAQRLAELFHDAGIPCSRVESLAREPESGIIEITTATAGKGFVLDGLKLALLTEADLLGRASAAGTRDMRKMPSRRRNAVDPLQLHAGDFVVHEQHGIGKFVELVQRRAGAGTDATREYLVLEYAPSKRGAPGDRLFVPTDQLDQVTRYVGGDAPALSKMGGADWAATKSKAKKAVKEIAGELIRLYSARMASRGHAFGPDTPWQRELEEAFPYIETPDQLTTINEVKADMERDIPMDRLVSGDVGYGKTEIAVRAAFKAVQDGKQVAVLVPTTLLAQQHHETFSERFSGFPLRVRALSRFQTGSEAKDTVEGLKKGTVDVVIGTHRLLSKEVEFKDLGLVIVDEEQRFGVEHKEALKKMRTNVDVLAMSATPIPRTLEMSLTGIRETSTLATPPEERHPVLTYVGPYTDKQVSAAIRRELMREGQVFFVHNRVSSIEKTAAAVRELVPEARVEVAHGQMSEGRLEQIIVDFWEKRFDVLVCTTIIETGLDISNANTLIVDRADSYGLSQLHQLRGRVGRGRERAYAYFLYPSEKPLGEVALERLKAVAAHNELGAGMQLAMKDLEIRGAGNLLGGEQSGHIAGVGFDLYIRLVGEAVADFRGESEEKTAEMKIELPVNAHLPHDYVPGERLRLEAYRKLAAVNDDAAIAEVMDELTDRYGEPPAPVENLAAVARFRVRARSAGLTDVALQGNMVRFAPAELPESKQMRLTRMYKGAQYKPALNAVLVPKPKTAAIGGRDLQDKEILDWADQVVTAIFTD; encoded by the coding sequence GTGTCGTCAGATATCCAGCTCACCGGGTCGCTTGATGTCCTCCGTCCTGCGTCACTCGACGGGCTGCGGCGCGCGCTGGCAACGGATCCGACGGTTGCCCGACTCCGCGACTACGCGTCGAAGCCCGCGGGTCGGCGCAGCCAAGACCTCCAGGTCGCCGCCCCCGCGGGCATGCGGCCCGTGATCATCGCCGAGATCCTCGACAGCTTGCCTGAGGGCGACGGCGTGCTGCTCGCGGTGACTGCGACCGAGCGCGAGGCTGAGGACCTCGTCGACGCGCTCGGCGCCTACGTCGCGCCCGGCACTGTGGCGCTCTTCCCGAGCTGGGAGACCCTTCCCCACGAGCGGCTCTCGCCGCGGTCCGATACCGTCGGGCGCCGCCTCTCCGTCCTCCGCCGGCTGGCCCATCCCGAATCCGAAGGGCGGAACTCGGCAGAGTCCGGGCGCAAGCCGCTGCGCGTCGTCGTCGCCCCTATCCGCGCGGTGCTGCAGCCCCTCGTCGCCGGGCTCGGCGACCTCGCCCCCGTATTCCTCGCCGTCGGTCAGGACGAGCCGTTCGACGGCGTCGTCCGCGCGCTCGCGGCCGCTGCCTACGCGCGCGTCGACATGGTGACCCGACGCGGCGAGTTCGCGGTCCGCGGCGGGATCATCGATGTGTTCCCGCCGACCGAGGACCATCCCGTCCGCGTCGAGTTCTTCGGCGACGAGGTCGAGCAGATGCGCTGGTTCGCCGTCGCCGACCAGCGCTCGCTCACCGGGCCGCACGTGCATCACCCCACCGTCCTGTTCGCCCCGCCCTGCCGTGAGCTGCTCATCACGCCGTCGGTCATGAGCCGCGCCGCAAGGCTCAAGGGCCATCTCCCGGCCGCCGAGGACATGCTCGAGAAGATCGCGGGCGGGATCGCGGTCGAGGGCATGGAATCCCTCGCCCCACTGCTGGTCGACGCAATGGTCCCGTTCGTCGAGGAGCTGCCCGAGGGCTCGGTCGCGCTCCTCCTCGAGCCGGAGAAGGTGCGGACGCGCGCCCACGATCTGGCCGCGACCAACGACGAGTTCCTCGCCGCGGCATGGGCCACCGCGTCCGACGGCGGGGCGGCACCGCTCGATCTGAGCGTCGCCGCGGGCGCGGGCCAGGATCCGGACGAGCATATGGGCCGCCTCGAGGACGCAAGCTTCGCCTCGCTCGCCGACACTCGGGCTGCCGCCGTGGCACGCTCCGTCTCTTGGTGGTCTGTGACATCTCTGGGCGTCGACGAGGAGACCGTGCTCGATATCGACGTCCTCTCGATCGCCGCGCGCGAGCCACGGGGATACCGCGGGGACGTTGCCGAGATGACCGAGTTCATTGGGTCCCGCGTCGCGGACCAGTGGCGCATCGTCGTCGCGACCGACGGCCCAGGCCCGGCCCAGCGGCTCGCCGAGCTGTTCCACGACGCCGGGATCCCGTGCAGCCGGGTCGAAAGCCTCGCCCGCGAGCCCGAATCCGGCATCATCGAAATCACGACCGCGACGGCAGGCAAGGGCTTCGTCCTCGACGGACTCAAGCTCGCGCTCCTCACCGAAGCGGACCTCCTGGGCCGTGCAAGCGCCGCGGGGACCCGCGACATGCGCAAGATGCCCTCGCGCCGTCGCAATGCCGTCGACCCCCTCCAGCTCCATGCGGGCGACTTCGTGGTGCATGAGCAGCACGGGATCGGGAAGTTCGTGGAGCTCGTGCAGCGGCGTGCGGGTGCAGGGACGGATGCTACGCGCGAGTACCTCGTCCTCGAGTACGCGCCGTCGAAGCGCGGTGCCCCGGGGGATCGGCTCTTCGTGCCCACGGACCAGCTCGATCAGGTGACCCGTTACGTCGGGGGAGACGCCCCAGCCCTGTCGAAGATGGGCGGCGCCGACTGGGCCGCGACCAAGTCGAAGGCCAAGAAGGCCGTCAAGGAGATCGCAGGCGAGCTCATCCGCCTGTATTCCGCGCGGATGGCCTCCCGCGGGCACGCGTTCGGCCCCGACACGCCTTGGCAGCGCGAGCTCGAGGAGGCGTTCCCGTACATCGAGACGCCGGACCAGCTCACGACGATCAACGAGGTCAAGGCGGACATGGAGCGGGACATCCCCATGGACCGCCTCGTCTCCGGCGATGTTGGCTACGGCAAGACCGAGATCGCGGTGCGCGCCGCGTTCAAGGCCGTCCAGGACGGGAAGCAGGTCGCGGTCCTCGTGCCCACCACGCTGCTCGCCCAGCAGCACCACGAGACGTTCTCCGAGCGCTTCTCAGGCTTCCCGCTGCGTGTCCGCGCGCTGAGCCGGTTCCAGACGGGGTCCGAAGCGAAGGACACCGTCGAGGGGCTCAAGAAGGGGACGGTCGACGTCGTGATCGGCACGCACCGCCTGCTCTCGAAGGAGGTCGAGTTCAAGGATCTCGGCCTCGTGATCGTGGACGAGGAGCAGCGCTTCGGGGTCGAGCACAAGGAAGCGCTCAAGAAGATGCGGACGAACGTGGACGTTCTCGCGATGTCCGCGACGCCGATCCCGCGCACGCTCGAGATGTCGCTCACCGGGATCCGGGAGACGTCCACGCTCGCAACGCCCCCCGAGGAGCGCCACCCTGTCCTGACCTACGTCGGCCCGTACACGGACAAGCAGGTCTCGGCCGCCATCCGGCGTGAGCTCATGCGCGAGGGCCAGGTGTTCTTCGTCCACAACCGCGTCTCGTCGATCGAGAAGACTGCCGCCGCCGTGCGCGAGCTGGTTCCCGAGGCCCGGGTCGAGGTTGCGCACGGGCAGATGTCCGAGGGGCGCCTCGAGCAGATCATCGTGGACTTCTGGGAGAAGCGCTTCGACGTCCTCGTCTGCACGACGATCATCGAGACCGGCCTCGACATCTCGAACGCGAACACGCTCATCGTGGACCGGGCCGATTCCTACGGGCTGTCACAGCTCCATCAGCTGCGCGGGCGCGTGGGCCGTGGCCGCGAGCGCGCCTATGCCTACTTCCTGTATCCCTCTGAGAAGCCGCTCGGCGAGGTGGCGCTCGAGCGGCTCAAGGCCGTCGCGGCGCACAACGAGCTCGGTGCGGGCATGCAGCTCGCCATGAAGGACCTCGAGATCCGCGGCGCGGGCAATCTCCTCGGCGGCGAACAGTCCGGCCACATCGCAGGCGTCGGCTTCGACCTCTACATCAGGCTCGTCGGGGAGGCCGTCGCCGACTTCCGCGGCGAGTCCGAGGAGAAGACCGCCGAGATGAAGATCGAGCTGCCCGTCAACGCGCACCTCCCGCACGATTACGTGCCGGGGGAGCGGCTGCGGCTCGAGGCGTACCGCAAGCTCGCTGCCGTGAACGACGACGCCGCCATTGCCGAGGTCATGGACGAGCTCACCGACCGCTATGGCGAGCCCCCCGCGCCCGTGGAGAACCTCGCCGCCGTCGCCCGTTTCCGGGTGCGTGCCCGCTCGGCCGGCCTCACCGACGTCGCCCTTCAAGGGAACATGGTGCGGTTCGCGCCCGCCGAGCTTCCTGAGTCGAAGCAGATGCGGCTCACGCGCATGTACAAGGGGGCACAGTACAAGCCCGCGCTGAACGCCGTCCTCGTGCCGAAGCCCAAGACCGCGGCGATCGGCGGACGCGACCTGCAGGACAAGGAGATCCTCGACTGGGCCGATCAGGTGGTGACCGCCATCTTCACCGACTGA
- the nhaA gene encoding Na+/H+ antiporter NhaA, whose translation MVPRWRTHSPHSHSRHSHSPNSHSAHSRLRSLARGSFSEYRRITEVLRKETVGGALLLTATVVALVWANSPWSSGYFDFRDLHLGYEPWHLSLSLGKWASDGLLAIFFFVAGLELKREFVAGDLRRPSTAIVPVVAACGGVALPAIIFTLANVALGTEQSAGDALRGWAVPTATDIAFALAVLAVISTHLPAALRTFLLTLAVVDDLIAIAIIAFFYASGLNLVFLALAIVPLAVFTWLVQRRVRSWYLLLPLAVLTWALVHASGIHATVAGVLMGFAVPVIRSEKAGGPEAGPGLAEHFEQRFRPLSAGVAVPVFAFFSAGVRVGGADGVGSALTDPVTIGIVLALVVGKALGVFGSTWLVTKSRHAELDPDLAWVDVFGLALLSGVGFTVSLLVAGLGFGEGTLHDEHAKVAILTGSLTAAVLAAVVLRARNRHYRRLATLETFDADGDGVPDAFGNEDAR comes from the coding sequence ATGGTCCCCCGTTGGCGCACCCACTCGCCGCACTCCCACTCACGGCACTCCCACTCGCCAAACTCGCACTCAGCGCACTCGCGGCTCCGCAGCCTGGCCCGGGGCAGTTTCTCCGAGTATCGCCGGATCACAGAGGTCCTCCGCAAGGAGACCGTCGGCGGCGCCCTGCTTCTCACAGCGACCGTCGTCGCGCTCGTATGGGCCAACTCGCCCTGGTCGTCCGGCTACTTCGACTTCCGGGACCTCCACCTCGGGTACGAGCCATGGCACCTCAGTTTGAGCCTCGGCAAATGGGCCTCTGACGGCCTGCTCGCGATCTTCTTCTTCGTCGCAGGCCTTGAACTCAAACGAGAGTTCGTCGCCGGTGATCTCCGCCGGCCCTCCACCGCGATCGTCCCCGTGGTCGCCGCGTGCGGCGGCGTAGCCCTCCCGGCCATCATCTTCACGCTCGCCAACGTGGCCCTGGGTACAGAGCAGAGCGCCGGGGACGCGCTGCGCGGCTGGGCCGTTCCCACCGCGACGGACATCGCCTTCGCTCTCGCTGTGCTCGCCGTCATCAGCACGCATCTGCCCGCGGCGCTCCGGACCTTCCTGCTCACGCTCGCGGTCGTCGACGACCTGATCGCGATCGCGATCATCGCGTTCTTCTACGCGAGCGGCCTCAATCTGGTCTTCCTCGCGCTCGCGATCGTGCCGCTCGCCGTGTTCACGTGGCTCGTCCAGCGGCGCGTGCGCTCGTGGTACCTCCTGCTTCCGCTTGCGGTGCTCACGTGGGCGCTCGTCCACGCGTCCGGAATCCACGCGACGGTTGCAGGGGTGCTCATGGGCTTCGCCGTCCCGGTGATCCGGAGCGAGAAGGCCGGCGGCCCCGAAGCCGGACCAGGCCTCGCCGAACATTTCGAGCAGCGGTTCCGGCCGCTTTCCGCGGGAGTCGCGGTGCCCGTGTTCGCCTTCTTCTCGGCCGGCGTTCGCGTGGGCGGCGCGGACGGGGTCGGTTCGGCACTCACCGACCCTGTGACCATCGGCATCGTCCTCGCCCTCGTCGTGGGAAAGGCCCTCGGCGTCTTCGGCTCCACGTGGCTCGTCACGAAGAGCCGCCACGCCGAACTCGACCCCGACCTCGCGTGGGTGGATGTCTTCGGCCTCGCGCTGCTTTCGGGCGTGGGCTTCACCGTGTCGCTGCTCGTAGCGGGACTCGGCTTCGGCGAGGGCACACTGCACGACGAGCATGCCAAAGTCGCCATCCTCACGGGCTCGCTCACCGCGGCCGTGCTCGCCGCCGTCGTCCTCCGCGCCCGCAACCGGCACTACCGGCGCCTCGCAACGCTGGAGACGTTCGACGCCGACGGCGACGGCGTACCGGATGCCTTCGGGAACGAAGACGCCCGGTAG
- a CDS encoding DUF2505 domain-containing protein translates to MALEATTTLNYPVEQIVAVFADEAFQRHVSELVGGKLESITVDGDTASAFTATIVRQVPTGRLPELAKKFVGEYVSVTQVETWGAPEADSSRQANITVKVAGAPVEATAAQRLVADGASTRIELSGAVTSSIPLLGGKIAQAAEPFVGKALNIEATQAAAWLAGEIV, encoded by the coding sequence ATGGCCCTCGAAGCCACCACCACCTTGAACTACCCGGTCGAGCAGATTGTCGCTGTCTTCGCGGACGAGGCGTTCCAGCGTCACGTGAGCGAGCTTGTCGGCGGCAAGCTCGAGTCGATCACGGTCGACGGCGACACCGCGAGCGCCTTCACCGCGACGATCGTCCGCCAGGTCCCGACCGGGCGGCTCCCCGAGCTCGCGAAGAAGTTCGTCGGCGAATACGTCAGCGTCACTCAGGTCGAGACGTGGGGCGCGCCCGAGGCCGACAGCTCACGCCAGGCCAACATCACCGTCAAGGTCGCCGGCGCTCCCGTCGAGGCCACCGCCGCGCAGCGCCTCGTCGCGGATGGTGCCAGCACTCGCATCGAGCTCTCGGGCGCGGTCACGAGCTCGATCCCCCTGCTCGGCGGCAAGATCGCCCAGGCCGCCGAACCGTTCGTGGGCAAGGCGCTCAACATCGAGGCCACGCAGGCCGCCGCCTGGCTCGCAGGCGAGATCGTCTGA
- a CDS encoding VanZ family protein, with translation MDAPSATSRDSPRAGSARRRVALRIVGAAYLAFVAGVVFWPTPVDRPAAGTLAHMFVWLHRHGVPLWFGYNLFEWLANVAFFVPFGVLAVLFGSRVRWAVVAACSVSTAVELSQWLFLPQRTGSVLDVLANTSGAFIGAGLAALWTRRPRRSL, from the coding sequence ATGGACGCCCCCTCCGCCACTTCCCGCGATTCGCCACGGGCAGGCTCGGCCCGCCGCCGTGTGGCCCTGCGGATCGTCGGCGCCGCGTACCTCGCGTTCGTCGCCGGCGTCGTGTTCTGGCCGACGCCGGTGGATCGGCCCGCTGCGGGAACGCTCGCCCACATGTTCGTCTGGCTTCATCGGCATGGTGTTCCCCTGTGGTTCGGCTACAACCTCTTCGAATGGCTCGCGAACGTGGCGTTCTTCGTCCCGTTCGGTGTTCTCGCCGTCCTGTTCGGCTCCCGCGTGCGATGGGCCGTCGTCGCGGCGTGCTCGGTCTCGACCGCTGTCGAACTCTCGCAGTGGCTCTTCCTCCCGCAGCGGACTGGCTCCGTGTTGGACGTTCTCGCGAACACGAGCGGCGCCTTCATAGGGGCCGGGCTCGCGGCTCTCTGGACCCGGAGGCCGCGCCGCTCCCTCTAG